From a single Lolium rigidum isolate FL_2022 chromosome 7, APGP_CSIRO_Lrig_0.1, whole genome shotgun sequence genomic region:
- the LOC124679335 gene encoding transcription factor E2FB-like, which produces MGPDGSDSTFATGSSQAPHQVDSHPSQAPENGESNIDREHSSEPSRTHELMSGILKIVPPETDIDADYWLASDADATITDTWCG; this is translated from the exons ATGGGACCGGATGGTTCAGATTCCACGTTCGCTACTGGAAGTTCTCAAGCTCCGCATCAGGTGGATTCTCATCCAAGTCAAGCTCCTGAAAATGGAGAGAGCAACATTGACCGCGAACATTcatcggaaccatccagaacacatgAATTAATGTCCGGCATTCTAAAAATCGTACCACCAGAGACTGAT ATTGATGCAGACTACTGGCTCGCTTCTGATGCCGATGCTACTATAACTGATACATGGTGCGGTTAG